The genomic segment CCAGGTAATCTTTCCCTAATGAAATTGCCTGACCGTTGGTATTTAATCGGGCTAAAAGATACATGGGAACGGGTTGTTTGGTAATCGTTCCTAATGTCATTAAATAAGGCATAGGGGATAAAATATGAGCCCCATCAATTCCTCCACCAGCAGACCCTAATTCTAAGTTATCACGGGTGACAGGCCAAGAGGCTTGTTTAACCACCTTAACATCCGTCATTCCATATTTAGCGAATAAGCCTTTTTCTAAGGCAATAATTAAGGGGGCAGAGTCGGTTAAAGCAATAAATCCTAATGTTGCCGTTGGTGTTTCTGGTGCATCAGCCGGATTAATATTCGCTGCGGGAACTGCCGTTGCAGCCGGGGAAGGATTAGAGGCAGTTGTTGAAGAATTAGTACCGGAAGTACAACCATGTACAAAGATGGTTCCCGCCGCAGTAACACCAGCCGTCAAAAGGAATTTACGTCGTGAAAGCTTACTCATGTCCTATGTCTTTATTCCGTGTTGGTAAATAATTGATGGGGTTTTCTTGCTTAATCTTTGAGTCGTTAAGCATCAATAACGACTGTATTTATCGCCTGGGCACTACAGGTTAAAATCATACCCGGTTCTAGGTCTTTCGCAGCATCAGGATTGTTATTATATTGGATCTGCCCTTCAATTAATTTTTGTTGGCAAGTTCCACAATTTCCTGAACGGCAGCTACTGGGAATTGGAATTCCTTCCCGTTCTGCTACGTCGAGAATGAGTTCATTTTCTGTACAGGTAATGGTTTTACCCGATTTAGCAAAAACAATTGTGGCTGTTTTAACGGGTATTTCTGGGGTATTGTTTTGGGAATTAATCTCAGAGTCTGAACTTGTTAAATCCACTCCATCTTTGAGTCTAGCGCCAAATTGCTCTACAAGAATTTGTCGCAAAATGGGTTTTAAATCGTCACAAGGAATGGATTTTTGAACACATTCACCGAGTTGAGCATCTTTCCCAACTTTTCCGCCCATATAGAGGTTAACGCCTTCAACAACTTTACCATCTTTGCGGGCTTTTGTTCCCATTAATCCAATATCAGCGACTTGGGGTTGTCCGCAGGAATTAGGGCAGCCTGTCCAATGAATTCGCACGGGTTTTTCGACAGTTAATTCTGCTTCTAATTCTTTTACTAATGCCGTAGCCCGATTTTTAGTTTCAACTAAAGCAAAGTTACAGAATTGTGCGCCTGTACAGGACACTAACCCTCGGCTTAAACCCGATGGACTAATGGAGAATTTCTCTAAAAGGGGTTCAGTGAGAAAAGCTTCTAAACGGCTATCAGAAATATGGGGAATAATGACATTTTGCTCAACGGTTAAACGAATTTCACCAGCACCATAGACTTCAGAAATTCGGGCTAATTCTAACATATCGTTGGCATACAACCGCCCAACAGGAACGTTTAATCCCACATAGTTGAATCCTGGTTGCTTTTGTTTATAAACCCCAATATGATCCCGTTTTTCCCAGAGAATTTCGTCTTTTTCCGCTTCGGGTTCTAAAGAATAACCCATTTGTTTTTCCACTTCCGAACGGAACTTGTCAATCCCCCATTCATCAATTAACCACATCAACCGAGCTTTTTGACGACTTCCTCTTAACCCATTGTC from the Planktothrix tepida PCC 9214 genome contains:
- a CDS encoding 2Fe-2S iron-sulfur cluster-binding protein; its protein translation is MDLTSSDSEINSQNNTPEIPVKTATIVFAKSGKTITCTENELILDVAEREGIPIPSSCRSGNCGTCQQKLIEGQIQYNNNPDAAKDLEPGMILTCSAQAINTVVIDA